CGCGACTTCACGGAGCACGACCGCGCGGGGGCGCCGCCGGTGGCCGTGGTCAGCCGGTCGTTCGCGCGCCGCTACTGGCCGGGCGAGGACCCGCTGGGGCGGCGCTTCCGGCTGGGGGGCCTCGACTCGGCGTGGGTCGCCGTGGTGGGCGTGGTGAGCGACATCCGCGCGCGCGGGTTCACCGACGAGCCGGAGCCCACGATGTACTTCCCGCACGCCCAGGCGGCCACGAGCAGCTACTTCGTGCCGCGGACCATGTCGCTGGTGGTGCGCACGAGCGGCGACCCGGCGCGCGTGGCGAACCCGGTGCGCGCCGCGGTGCGGGCGCTGGACCCGATGGTGCCCGTCTCGAGCGTGCGCACGCTCGAGGCCGTCGTCGGCACGGCGACGGCGGACCGGCGCTTCACCACGGGGCTGATCGCGGGGTTCGCGGCGCTCGCGATGGTGCTGGCGGGGATCGGGATCTACGGGGTGATCAGCTACGCCGTCTCCGAGCGCACCTTCGAGATCGGCGTGCGGATGGCGCTCGGCGCGGAGAAGGGGGCCGTCCTCGCGCTCGTGATGCGCGACGGGGCGCGGCTCGCGCTGGCCGGGGTCGCGCTCGGCGCCGCCGGGTCGGTGGCGCTGGCGCGCGGCATCCGCTCGCTGCTGGTCGGCGTGCCGGCGGTGGACGTCGCGACGCTGCTCGCGGTCGGCGCGCTGCTCGGCGCCGTGGCCGCGCTGGCGTCGCTGCTGCCGGCCCGCCGCGCGACCGCCGTCAGCCCGACCGAGGCGCTGCGCGGCGGGACCTGACGCGCGCGTCAGGCGCCCGGCTCGCGGCCGGGGACCGGGCGGCGGCGTCATTCTGGAGAAAGTTTGCTGACGATCCGAGCGCACTCGTCGAAGCACAGACGCAGTGTTGCCTGGATCTCGGCGTCCGTGAGTGGTTTGAGCAGACGAAGCGGGAAGAGTGAAAGGAGGGGCTTGTCCATCGCACGAGCGAATCCCTGGCCGACGTACCGGGCGTCGATTCCGGGATCGATCAGGATCAGGTCGTCGAGCAGAGTGCGGAACCGGGTACGCAGGAGGGTTTCGTCGACTGGCTCATTACCGGCGGGGCGGTGCAGGATCGCGTGCAGATCCACGTAATCGCGTGCCTCGAACCGGTCGCAGAGCGCGTGCAGCTTCCCCGCGCAGACGTCACGGAAAGACGCGATTCCAATCCCCTCCTCGGTAGGCTCAATCGATTCGAGCAGGAATGGTGAGGTAGCAGCGAAGTCCACCCGCACTCCAGTCGCTTCGCCGCCGTCACGCTCGCGGGCGATGAAACGAGCGAAACCCGCCGTCTGTGGCCCGGCAACCTCAAAGTCCACCCCCTCACGCGCGAGCTCGTCTCGCACCCGCTCACCGAGCGCTCGCGCGTTCAGCGTCAGTCCTCCGAAGACGTCCAGATCCTCCGACTGGCGATGGCTCAGATAGAAGGCCGCGAGCGCCGTACCGCCGTCCAGCCGAAGATCCGGCACCTCCGTCGCATCATTGGCGCGCGCAACCGCTCGCAACACCTGAACGTGCAACTCACCGATAACTTCAGGATCGTGCCTAAGCACGGGCGGCTCGCCG
This Longimicrobium sp. DNA region includes the following protein-coding sequences:
- a CDS encoding nucleotidyl transferase AbiEii/AbiGii toxin family protein, whose product is MLRHDPEVIGELHVQVLRAVARANDATEVPDLRLDGGTALAAFYLSHRQSEDLDVFGGLTLNARALGERVRDELAREGVDFEVAGPQTAGFARFIARERDGGEATGVRVDFAATSPFLLESIEPTEEGIGIASFRDVCAGKLHALCDRFEARDYVDLHAILHRPAGNEPVDETLLRTRFRTLLDDLILIDPGIDARYVGQGFARAMDKPLLSLFPLRLLKPLTDAEIQATLRLCFDECARIVSKLSPE